The Terriglobales bacterium genome includes the window TTGTCGGAGAGCTTTGATGGGCAGTCCGGAAGACTCGAGTCCGTTGGCGATGGCATCTCGCAGTTGATCGGCAAAGCCGACGCTGTCGCGACGTGAGGTTTGGTCACGCAGCACAACACCCACAGAGAGCCTGGAGCGCAATTGGTATGCAGATGCGTTGCGTGCCATCGCTTCCCGCACGACCGGCATGTTCGGCCTGTAGTGCTCCGCCTCGTTCAGGTACAGCCAGCCCATGCCGACTCCCGATCCCATGGGCTTGCTCAGATATTTCTGGGCTTGCTCGACGTAGTAGGCGCTGATCTTATCGGACAGCAGGTCACGCTTGAGCTTCATCGCCGGGTCTCGACTTAGGCGGCTGGCGCGCTCGAGCAGCTCATAAGCTTGCCTGACGGCATCTTCATCCGCGCGTCCCCGAATGGGAACGTGGATTTCTTGCAGCTTCTGCGCCCGCCGAAATGCGGCTGTAACAAAGTTCTTCTCCAGAGCGGCAAGCTGGTCGGTGACGTAAGGCTGCTGCGCGTCAGGCAAGTTCGCGAGAACTTCATACGCCTCGACGAATTGAGCTTTTTCGGCGTAGATGCGGCTTTGTGCAATCGCGCTCTGGGCCGCTTGCTTATTGTTGGCGTTATTCGACTGCAGCTCGGCGTTCTTGAGAGCGGCAGCAGCGTCCCGGCTGTCACTGCGTACATCGAGCGCCTTGCGAAACTCCGCCGCAGCCTGCTCCCACGATTGGTTTTTGCCGAATTCCTGGCCGCGGATAAAGTGGACGGTGTATACGGCTGAAACAACGGCGTCGATGCGGGGCGTCTCCGACGCAAACGAACGATACGGGCGGAGAGCTGCCATGGCTTCGTCGTAGCGCTTCGAGGCGAGTGACGCTTCGGCACTCTGAACAGCAGAGCCCAACTTACGTTGTTCAGTAGCGATCTCAGCATTTAGATTCACCGCGGAGGCATATTGAGGGTTTACTGCCAGCACTTGTTCGCTGTGCTGCTTCGCGGCAATCAACTGCGCATATCCGGTCGTATGCTCGGCTAGCGTCCTGCGATAGCTCTGCAGATTGCTGCGATCGGACTCAAGCAATGAATCCAGTTCTTTATTGATCTGCTCCTTGAGCCTGCGGGCAGGAGCGTAACCAGCTACGCTCTTTTCAGCGTTATCTGCTTGCTGCTGCGCGTCCTTCAGACGTGTGAGATCACCGCGAGCCGATGATTTTCGATACTCGGCGAAGGCAGCCTCCGCCGACTCCTCGTAAATTGCTGCCATCGCGTTTTTCGCGTCGACCGCGTGCGTTGAGGATCCATAGCGAACCAGAAATGCTTGCCAAGCCGAGGCTGAATGCGCTCGCTCGGCGGAGAGATACGCTGCGAGCTCGTCATCCGGAGCGGCGACAAACACCAGACGCACCCCAGGCTTAAACGGTGGAAGCCCCAGCCCTTGAGCTGACGCAGAGACAACGAGCCCTTGAAGTAGCGCCTGATCGGCCGCTTCAGCCGGAGTGAATTCCGCCTTCTTATCGAACTTCAGACTGCCCGGAACCACGCAGACGGGTTTCGAGTTGACGACCAGTCTGAGAACGCCATCGTCGCCGCGCTCTAAAGAACTCGCGCCGGCAAGCTGCGCTTTGAACAGCATCTCGTAATTGCGCTTGTCAATTCTCTTGACACCATCGCACATGCGCAGCTCGGTTTTGCCGTTCAGCGTCACTCCACTGATCTGCACGTACGCAGGTCCATCGGAAACGTCGAAGAGAGCGATCGCAGTCGTCCGCGTGTTCGCCGCCTGCATCGAGGTGGCGAAATAGCAGAGAGAAATTGCGCATGCGAATAGACGTAACAATTGGCTTGGCTGGCGGAAGTTTCTGAACACACGCCCGCATGCCTGAAATGTGCGGTATTTTTGCGAAATCATGCCGGAGTAAGCGCCTTCTGGGGAGAGTTCTGACGGTAGCATAGGGCCACACATGCTGGGTGTCTAAGAACTAAAGAGTCAAGCACTTAGGTAATCAATGAGAAATCGTCCTTCCTCGCTATTCTTGGGTTGGTAGAAGTACGCCCGCTCTTGGGTTGGTAGAAGTACGCCCGCGCCGTCCCCAGGCTCAGGCACCCTATGTTTCTGGATCAAAATGGATTCCTTGGAACACACGCCAAATCCGTTCGAGAAGCAAGACAAGGCTCAAGTAGACGAGCGTCCCAGCTCGAAAGCGGCGTTGTGTGTGCGGCTTTGGGAGTATCCCGGACCGCAAGAAAAGCTGCGTGACCTGGACTGTGCTGCCGACGAGACCGTTGCAGGGCTGATACGCAATGTATTCTCCGAAGGCCAGGGCAAAGTGTCCGAGGTGCGTGGAAGCACGCTCATTGCCCAATTTGAGAATCCCTTACGTGCACTAGCAGCGGCAAAGACGCTGCAAGTAAAGCTGCTCACTTTTCATAGAAATCCTCCAGCTTGCCAGATCGTTGCGGCCGTTATGGTCCATAGCACTGCGCAAGCCGCTCCTTCCAGTGCCATCGCAATTGGCAGCCCCCTGAGCGAGATCAACTCGGCTCAGATCCTAGTGAGCGAAAAGATCTACGAGACGGCGAAGAATATTCCTGGATTCCAGTTTTCCGTCAAACCATTTAGCCCGGCGGCTCAAGGCGCTGAAGCGCTCTACGAGCTGCTCTGGACCGATGAGTCAACCTATTCGCACGTACGCAAGGCCGGGCAAATCGAGAGCGTCAATCCAACGGCTGCGAACCGCTATCAACTTCAATCGGAACTCGGTCGCGGCGCGATGGGTATAGTCTACAAAGCCTACGACAATGTGATCGGACGCACGGTAGCGCTAAAGACGATCTCCATTCAGCGCAACTTCGGCGATGGCGTGGAATTGGTCGACCGACTCAAGATTGAAGCCAAGGCCGCTGGCGGACTCGATCATCCCAACATCATCACTATCTACGACATTGGGCAACAAGACGGCTTCGTGTATCTCAGCATGCAGTTCGTCGAGGGGCAAACGCTCGCGAATTTGCTCGACGCCGGCAAACTTCCTCCATTGGCGACACTGTTGTCCTATGCCGACCAGATGTGCAGCGCAGTGGGATTCGCCCACCAACGTGGCGTAATCCATCGCGATCTGAAGCCTGCTAATTTCATGCTGACAGCGGATGGGGTGGTGAAGGTTCTCGACTTTGGGATTGCCAAGTTTGGCGATACGAACATGACGCTAACCGGCGTCGTGGTTGGAACACCCACCTACATGGCTCCGGAGCAGGCGACCGGCAAGAAACTAGACCAGCGGTCAGATGTCTACTCACTGGGCACAGTCTTCTACGAACTCTTCACGCGGGAGAAGCCGTTTAAGGGCGAGATAGCCGCAGTCTTGTACAAGCTGATCCATGAAGAGCCGACTCCGCCTTCAGTAATCAATCCATCGCTGCCGAATGGCATTGATTTGATTATTCGCAAAGCGCTCGCGAAGAACCCCGCCGACCGGTATCAAAGCTGCGAAGAAATGCGCGACGCGTTTCGCGAGCAGGCTGCACTGTTGAAGTCGGCAATGGAGCCGCATGTCGCGGCCGAGCAAGGCACTCAACACGCTCCAGTGCAACCACGTCCGCTCAGTTCGACGCGAATGAAGGCAGTCGAGCCGCCACGCCGTCGTGCAAATCCCTTCGGCTGGCTCACCGTAATAGCGCTTCTGCTGCTCGTAGCGACGATAGGCTGGGCTCTGCACGTGAAATCGCGTACTGGATCGTTCCCTTCTGTTGCCGGAAGAACAATCACGATTACTCGAGTCGAGCCGAAGCCTGCGGTGGCTAACCAGTCTGCAGAAGCGACCTCGGCGACCGATACACAGGCGGGCACAACTGGTCCGCAAGCTTCCGATCCCAATGCAGACAGTACGAAAGCTGCGGCGGAAACGTCGCAGGCGGCCACGGATACAACTGCTGGAGCGCAACATGCAGGCGGTGTAACAGTCTTTGCACAGCCACCCGCGAGTGGCGATGCTCATGCGAGTTCAAGTCAGGGTGCAAATCCTGAACCGGCAACGGCGCCGCCAACATCGGTGCAGGCTCCTTCCACCGTCTCTGATAGCCCGAGGGTCCCAGTAGCGAAGAACAACGTAGCGAGCGCAAAGATCAACTCAGAGCAGGCGGCCTCCTCTGATGATGAGAGCACCACGGAAGCGCCTCTTTCGGCACCAGAGCGTCATGTCAGGCCGAGAATCGTAGACAGCCAGGAAGTGGAAGGATTCACTCGCAAAGATATTCCTGATCTCCTGCGCAAGGCCGATGCTGCCGCCGGAGCCGGCGATTATCCGCTAGCGCGTTACGAATACCAAATCGTTCTGCGCCTGGACCATCTGAATGCCGCCGCGCGCAACGGACTTGCCCGCGTTCGGGCAGCCCGCGAAGAACGGCTAGGCCGCTAGTGGATCGGGCGATCCGGAGGCGGCTGGAACGCTGTGTACATCTTCTGCACCCGATCGGAATATTGCTGCAATAACTCTTCCACTCGCGCATGTTCGCTAGAGCGCACGATCATACCCACGTGCCAGGGTTTTCGCATGCGCCACACAATCTCGGAATCTCTGAACTCTTCTGTACTCGGCCACTCTTCCTTGGCCAGTGAGATTAGTAATCCTGCAGCCTCCCGCTTCGGTTGTGGAGGAACATAACTTTCGTCTTCACCGGCGACTTCGATCTTCGCCCATTCGCGCCACAAATTCACGCCGGTTGCGGCCTCGATCAATTCCGCTATGTTCGCTCCCCCTACGCGAGCCGAAGTTTCCAGAAAGTAAGTTACTCCGTCTCGCGCAACGATGAATTCGCTGTGGGAGACGCCCCACACCAGACCGAAGGCCTGCAGCACACGCCAGTTCAGCTCGCACAATTCTTTACTCTTACGATCTGCAGGGGGCAGCGTCCGCGTGGTGAATACGCCACCTTGATGAGTAACCTCCATCGGCGGCGCGCCGTACTGGCTCACAATGCAGAAAAGCAGCTCACCATGAAATGTGATTGTGTCTACGTGATAGACCTGTCCCGGAACAAACCGCTCAAGCAGGTAGAACGAGCGATCGTCACCTAAAGCCTCTAGCGACTTCCAAAGCTCATTCTCGCTGGCGATTTTCTTCAGTCCGATAGCACCGGCCTGCGATCTTGGCTTCAATATCCACGGAGCCGGTACCGCGCGCGTGAAGTCGTGTATTTCGCCGTCGTTAAGTAATCGCACGAACTCGGGAACCGGCAATTTCGCAAACTTTGCCCGGGCACGCATGGCCAGTTTGTCGCGAAAGTAGCGAGTCGTGGTCTCGCCCATTCCGGGAATGCGCATGTGCTCTCGCAAACTCGCAGCCGTTTCGAGATCGAAATCGTCTAAAGGCACGATGCGATCGATCCTGCGATTTCGGGCCAGGTGACTTACCGCGAGAACCGTGTGCTGAACGTTCCATTTCTTTTTGACGTCGGGCATGTAGAAGATCTCGTCGATGCTCTCTGTCGGCCAGTTTGCCGTTTTCATCAGGCTTTCGGATGTGAGCAGCAGCACGGTGCATCCCTGGCGTTTTGCTTCACGCAAAAACTCATGCCCTTTTTCGTAACTTGCAATGCAGAGAACTGTGAGTGGACCAGCGGCAGACATGATGGGACGAATTCAGGCGCTCGCAGTGTACCGGATGCGACCGAATCTGACGACTCCGATCATCGGTAATAGACGGCCCGATCGGCGGTACCTTTCTAGGTCTGACTACGTCACCAAAAGGGATTACTCCCAGTTTGACAGCTTCCCTGTGCCAGCGGAAAATCACGTGCCACTTCCCCGAAATCCAATTCTCCTGGAAAGTCTTGAGGAAAGCCCTATGCGCTGGGTATTCGCACTCAGCCTGATTTGGTGTATAGCCATGTTTGTAGCGGTTGCTCTATGCCGAGCGGCGGGAGCGAGCGATGTTCACGAACGAGCGATTGATTGAAAGATAGCTTCTGAAATTACCAGTAGGCATCCCGCCTGCAAACGATGTCTTCGCTCGCCCGGGCAACGCAATTTTGGTCCCAACTCTCTCCGTGCATTCCCGCTTCGGCCGGTGTTTTGACGTAATCTTTTCTCCGGACGAGAATCATAAGGACCATGAATCGCGTGCTTGCAGTGGCGTTGTGTCTTCTGTGGAGCTCGATTTTTGTAGAGTTACGCGGAACTCAGTCGGGTGCTGTCACAGTGCCTGAGAATTCCGACGCACCCGCTTCCGGAATTCTCGTGGAACTCTTTACTTCTGAAGGATGCTCAAGCTGTCCGCCTGCCGACGAGCTCCTGCGCAAGCTCGACGCGCAGCGAACCATTGCCAATAGCCAGATCGTCGTCCTTGGAGAGCACGTCGACTACTGGGATCGAACCGGCTGGCGCGATCGCTTTTCTTCGCGTGATTACACGGATCGGCAGCAAGAGTATGCCGTTCGTCTCGGCGTTCCAGAGCCATACACGCCACAAATGGTGGTCGATGGGAAGCAGGAATTTGTCGGCAATAATCCGGGTTCGTTGGAGGCGGCGCTGCGGACAGCCGCCAACGCGCCGAAGACTTCTCTATCCATCCTTGCTGCCGACATCGACGGCAACAATCTCCTCCTGAAACTCAAGACCACTTCGCTCCCGCCGGACCACAAGCGTGGGGATCTGTACGTCGCAGTGGCGGACAATTCTGATGAGACTCAAGTTCACGGAGGCGAGAACTCTGGCCGTGCGCTGAGACATGTCGCTGTCCTTCGTAGTCTGCAGAAAGTGGCGAAGGTGGGGCCGGAAGGCCTGACCAAGGACGTCACCCTACGTTTGCCAAAGGACGTCGAAAAGAACAATTTACGGGTGGTTGCGTTCGTTCAGGAATCGGGAAATGGTAGGGTGCTCGGCTCTACGGTGAGGATACTCAGCCGGACAACTGCTACTCGGTGATCGCAGCTACGTTGTTAGCGGCGGCAATTGCTGCGGATTCATCAGGAATCTGGCCGCGTCCCGAGCCTTGCAGGAGGCGGTGGTGGATGCAATACAGCGCTAACTCAAGGCGGTCAGAGACGCCCAGCTTGTCATAGACCTTGCGCAGATAATTCTTGACGACCTGCTCCGTGGTCCCAATCTCGCTGGCAATTTCTTTATTGCGCATTCCCTGCGTGACGCAGGAGATGATGAGCAGTTCCTTATCCGAAAGCTTCGTCTTCGGTCGTGGCGAAGTAAGCTGCGCCGCCTGCGCCCGGTAGGCCTCGATCACCCAGTTAACGCTTTGATTATCGATCCAGGTCTCGCCCACGGCCACTTTCCGTACGCACTTGACCAACATTTCTGGAGCGATACTTCGCGGCAGCAGGCCGCGAACTCCGCGCCGGAAGTACTCCACTGTCGTGTCTTCATCGTTCTCCGGCGAGAGCACAATCACTTTCAAGTTCGACGCTCGCTTCAGCACTTCAGAGATCGCCTCAGGAGCATTGGGCGAAATGGCGCCCTCAAAAAGAAGGACATCTGCGGGAAACTTGGCGGCGGCGGCGAGAACCTGACCAAGATTCTCCGCCTGAGCGACGACGCGAATGTCGTCTTCCAGCGCAAAAATCTTTTTCGTACCGACCCGGTAGATGGCCTGAGTGTCGGCGAGAATTACCCGGATAGATGCTGCTGACGGCTGAGCTTCAACCGGAACTGCTTCAGTCCCATTCGAAGGTGCGGTTGGATCTCCTGGTCGCGCTGGCGCAGGTTTCGATAATGGTTTGGAGGCGCCGCTGCTGCTCATGGTGGATAAACGGACTACTGGGCGCGATCAAAGTGGTATTCATCGATCACTGCTGCCACAGCCGTCCTGTCGCCTTGTTTGGAGCAGCGTACCACACGTCCGGTGCATTTCACTACGACATCTGTTGCTGTGCCCAGTACGCTGGCGGGCATCGAAATCGTGAATTCGATGCTCGACCCAATATCCATGGCTGCGTCCATGTAAAAGAGCACACCGCCGGCCGAGATATCTTCCGTCTCGCCGGTGACGCCGCTCTGCTCAGCACGAACTTGAACTGGAAGCTTAAGCGGGAACCGAACTGAACTTCTTAACTCGTCCACGGGCTCTCCCTCTGCGTAGCTCTGGCTCACGTTATATCCCCCTGCCTCCCAGAGGTAAAAGTTACCAAAGTCCACGGCGGATTGCTCCAGATTCTCAGGGGAACATGCACCTTTGGAAGAACGGAGAAGTTACCCTGTCACGGATTAAAACTTTGTTAATTCTGTGAAATTAAAGCTGTTCACCTTCATTGCCGGCACCACCATATCGAACGATTCCTCACCACTGGCCCTAACTGAACCGCTCAACATTTCAACGTTTTGCAGCATATCGATCAAGCTTTGATTGAAGCGGAAATTGCGTACTCCGCCCTGCAGCTTCCCCTTCTCGATAAGGAATGTGCCGTCACGAGTCATGCCCGTCAGGATTTTCTCGTAAGGATCAACTTCGCGGATATACCACAGGCGCGTCACCAAGATTCCGCGCTGCGTTGACGTAACCATCTCGCCAACAGACTTTGCTGCCCCATTTCCTCCCTCGACAACAATATTCATAGGTGCATCACCGATTTCGTTTGGAAGCGGAAACCCGTGGCCGGTCGGGGCAATCTTGCCTATTTGGGAGGCTAAATCCGAGTCTTGCATCTTGCGTGCGGTAGCACGGCAGAACACTAAACCCCGAATAACGCCTTTATCGACCAGGGTCACCCGACGACGCGCTACGCCTTCACCGTCGAAGGTCGCTCCAGATTGAAGAGGATGGTACACGTCATCATGAATTGTTATGTTGTCCCCGAATAAGCGGTATCCAACCCTATTGTTCAGGAAGGAACGCTGTTCAAGGAGGGCTGTGCCGCCAAAGTCGAAGAACATGAACCCAAGCAAGTCGAGGACCGCTGCAGGTTCAAGAATTACCGTGTACTTCCCTGGGGGAACTTCTCGTGGACGAGTCGTGTGAGCGGCCTTCTCAGCGGCGACTTCGGCCAGGCGTTTCGGTTGCAGATTGGCAACATTGGGTGAGTTCGCCTTCTGCCAGCCGGAAGAATCATCAGCGAGCATCGTGATCGAGACCTCTGAACTCGTCTGACGATGAATCCTTGCCAATCCCCGCGAATTAAGCAGGGCTTCCATGCTCTCGGAAGACGAATAGATTCCTGCCGCAATCTGTTTGTGCTGCTTCGCCACACTGACAATCTGTTCCACAGCGGCAGCTCGATCCTCCGGCTTGATCGCCGCAGTCGCTCCGAAGTGCCGCTGAACAGGAGTCTCATTCCCCGCCTCGGCTGAAGATGGAACCGGCAACAAGTCAGGATCCCGCTCCTGCACACGGGCAATTTGTTCCGCTGACTGCACGGCTCGCTTCAGGTTCTCGTCATCCAGACGATTCGTGGTGGCCCGCGCAGTCTTGCCATCGAGAGCAACGCGAATCGAGATTACATACCCTTCTTCCGCGACATTCTGGTGAATCGTGTTGTTGGCGAAGCGCGTGAGCGCGCTGCGTCCGCCCGCGATGATCGCCTCAACCTCGTCAGCGGAAGAGAGTTTTTGAAGGCGCGAAAAGATATCGTGAATGCGTTCTTGGGAGAGCATGTTCGAAGTGAAGACAGAGTATCAAAAGGGAGTGTGAGGGCCGTTTCACGGTGAGGCGTATTCCTCAGCCGTCCTCGGGATTGTCGGTGTACGGAATACGCGCTGACAGGCGCGAAACTACCCTTTGTATACTGCTCTTCTATGTCCATGAAAGAGGCAGCGCACTGGGCGCTAGACACAGCGTTGAAGCGTGGGGCTTCGTATGTTGACGCCCGAATCGTCAGTGACCGTCAACGGGCACTCGCCACGAAGAATGGCAAAATCGGGCACGCATCCGACTCCGAGTCTCTGGGCATCGGTGTTCGGGTGCTGGTCAACAAGGCGTGGGGATTTGCCTCCACCGACAACCTTTCGCGCGAGTCTATCGAAGCCACGGCAGCACGAGCGGTTGAAATAGGTCGCTCTTCTTCGCGTGTGCAGGAGCATCCCATCCAGCTTGCTCCGGAAAAGCCGATAGTCGCTGAGTGGACCAATCCCTGCAAGATCGATCCTTTCAGTACATCAGTTGAACAAAACCTCGCCTTGTTGATGGCCTGCGATAAGGAACTACGCTCAGTGGAAGGAGTAACGCTGGCAGAGGCGCAGATGACTTTGCGTCGCTACGAGCAATGGTTTTATTCAAGCGAAGGGTCAGACATTCATCAGACGCGTTTCAGTACTGGCGTTGGCTATGACGCGTTCTCGTTCGCCGGCACCGAGATTCAGAAGAGGTCATACCCGAACTCCTTTGGTGGCCAGTACCAAAACAAAGGCTACGAACTGATCGACGAGCTGCGCCTGGTTGAAAATGCCAAACGCATCGGTGAAGAAGCGGTCGCTCTGCACAAAGCGCCGCAGTGTCCCGAGGGGCAGTTCACCGTGATCCTCGGATCGTCGCAGCTTGGACTGCAGATTCACGAGTCCATTGGACACCCCATCGAACTTGACCGAGTGCTGGGCATGGAGGCCAACTTTGCCGGCACGTCGTTCCTCACCATCGACAAGCTGCGCAACCTGCGCTATGGCAGCTCCGATGTGAACGTAGTCGCCGACGCAACTGAGCAACACGGTCCCGGATTGGGAACGTTCGCCTACGACGACGAAGGCGTTCCGGCACAATGCACCCCCATCATCACGAATGGAGAATTCACCGGCTACCTTTCGTCTCGGGAAACCGCGCACACCATCGGCGAGCAGCGCTCCAACGGAACCATGCGCGCAGAGGGCTGGAACCGCATTCCGCTTATTCGCATGACGAATGTCAGCATCCTCCCCGGCCAGAAGCCGCTTACGCTCGATCAACTAATCTCCGGCACAGACGATGGCATCTACATGGAGACTAACCGCTCCTGGTCCATCGACGACAAGCGCTACAACTTCCAGTTCGGCTGCGAAATCGGATGGGAGATCAAGGGCGGCAAGCTCGGCCGCATGTTCAAGAACCCGTCCTACTCCGGCATTACCACTGAATTTTGGAACTCTATGGATGCGATCTGTTCTCGCGACGAATGGCGCCTCTGGGGCACACCGAATTGCGGCAAAGGCCAGCCCATGCAGACCATGGGCACGGGACACGGCGCCGCGCCGGCGCGTTTTCGCAAGATTGCCGTCGGCAGCGCCTACAAGGGCACTTAGTAGAGTGCATCTCGCCCCCGATTGGGAGTCAGATGCGAAAATCCGAAACGGGAAGAAGAGGATGGACCACCCGCATCTTAAGACGGAGTTCGGGGCTCCATATGGTATCGAGGTTGACGGCGATCTACGATTTCCTTTTGCATAGCTTGCTCGACCATGCGCTCAACCTGAGGCATGAAAGGCTCTGGGTTGAGAAGCGCAACCTTGCCGCCACTGTGTCCTAACTGCAGAGCGACTTCGTTCCACCGTAACAGCGGAGAGGTGACAGGAATGTGAACCGACTCGCGAGCGGGCTCCGGCTTAAGGAGATATCCCACCCAGATCAGTAGGGAGGCGGAGTACGCCATCGGGAGCAATTGTGACCACAGCGGGATCTTGCTGAGATGGGAGCTGCTTAAAGCCGTATATAGGAGAATTGTGCAGAATGCATCGAACCCGAATCCGAGTGCGAACCCAAATACTCGGTTCCTCATGGAAAGCCCCAGGTGCTGAGAGCCGATGAACAGAAAAATCAGCAAGGCACACTGCAACACGCCGACTATTCGCTCGAAGTCATGGACACTCGTCGATAACCAATGGTGGGGGGCTCCAGCCGACGATGCGGGATTGCTGACGAACACCACCAAGCCGACGAACAAGATTGACCCGCCAGCCCACTTGAACACTATCTTCGCCAAATCCTGCAAGCCCGCGAAAGGTTTGAATGCGGCACAGAAGATCTCATAGAGAACCGCGATGGCAGCCATGTTTGCCAGCGCCGTCCCCACCCAGTACACCGAATAGTAGGCCCAGGATGACAATCCAAATTTGCGATAGCAGAGAAAGCGAACCGCATCAAGCAGAGTGAGAAACAGGAGGTAAGAAGCAAAGAAGGTAAACTGATTCAGCAACTTACGCCGATACAACAAATAGACACAAAGCAGCTGGAGAATCGGGCAGGACAACCATATCAGAGCTGCTTGAAGTGTCAGACCGGGCATCGTCCCCTTGGTTTTGAGGAGGATATTCCCTTGCCCGGCCCAACTTCAAGCAGAAAGCATGGCCTTCGACGCAAACCTTGTCGGGTTGCTAATTGACGGCGCACCCGTCCGGGGGGCACACGGGTACAGGGGCTCCGCCGGCGACGCCGGGTTGGTTAGGCGAAATGCTGGCAGCCACGATCACTGCTCCGAGCATGATGGTTCCAATTAACAAGCGAAACGATTTCTTCATAAGTTTGTTTCCTCAAGAACAAAAAGGTAACTTGCACCCTCGCCGGTGCCAGTTACCTGATAGCAACAATATCAACCACAGCCGGTTTTCCCAACCGATTTCTTCGTGAAAACTCCATTCGAAAAGTCAGAAGATCATGGCCTGTCGGAGGCCGAGCTGCGGCAATTTTCGTTGACAAAATTCCGTTTCCGAATGCACCAGCCGGAGGGGTCGAAAGAGCTGGCAAGCCGAGCTATATAGAGCGATATAAACTGATTATAATCATACGTTTATAGCAAATCGCACCAGTAGTTGTTTAGAGTCGTTGCGCCTGGAATCTTGTGAACCTTGCGTAGCCCCGGGCTCAAAAAGCTGAGTCCCCGATCGCTGAACAAATCTCTTCACCAACCCGCGGCGAATCGTATCGAGATGGTAATCTTCGCTCCGCTGCAACTCCAAACGCTCGCTGCCATTTTCGGGTCTTTGCTTTTTGCCGCGAACTCGGGGGTCCGGTATGGATTTGGCAGCCGAAACTCCTCAGTGGTGTTGGCGCCCTTCCTGTTTGATTCTTGCTCCGACTCCAAGGATTTCGCGTGCCCTTCGATAACAACGAGGGCACCCGATTGGGTCAAGAATCCGGAAGGGGGAAATCGCACGACCAAGA containing:
- a CDS encoding TldD/PmbA family protein; this translates as MSMKEAAHWALDTALKRGASYVDARIVSDRQRALATKNGKIGHASDSESLGIGVRVLVNKAWGFASTDNLSRESIEATAARAVEIGRSSSRVQEHPIQLAPEKPIVAEWTNPCKIDPFSTSVEQNLALLMACDKELRSVEGVTLAEAQMTLRRYEQWFYSSEGSDIHQTRFSTGVGYDAFSFAGTEIQKRSYPNSFGGQYQNKGYELIDELRLVENAKRIGEEAVALHKAPQCPEGQFTVILGSSQLGLQIHESIGHPIELDRVLGMEANFAGTSFLTIDKLRNLRYGSSDVNVVADATEQHGPGLGTFAYDDEGVPAQCTPIITNGEFTGYLSSRETAHTIGEQRSNGTMRAEGWNRIPLIRMTNVSILPGQKPLTLDQLISGTDDGIYMETNRSWSIDDKRYNFQFGCEIGWEIKGGKLGRMFKNPSYSGITTEFWNSMDAICSRDEWRLWGTPNCGKGQPMQTMGTGHGAAPARFRKIAVGSAYKGT